Proteins encoded together in one Oncorhynchus masou masou isolate Uvic2021 chromosome 3, UVic_Omas_1.1, whole genome shotgun sequence window:
- the LOC135507136 gene encoding zona pellucida sperm-binding protein 3-like translates to MIVDIRKQLKEPPHLPTYIEGTPVEKVESSSIHNREPPVRMYHSLVRQLLALNRKALQRVVRSAQRITGGKLPAHHDIYSTRCHSTDTWQQLLRRTPQFDNRPRFKQPPLQQTVSRPVRVETVAVTCHSDYMEIVVKADLFKLGNLIYVDDLRLGVEQYQDQEPCRATASAAGDEYRIFAALSDCGTKYMLNEDSLIYANLLRYTPRTTPDGVIQMDGAVIPIECHYERKYSLDSSSLQPTWIPFTATVSAEDTLQFSLTLMTSDWLYERGSGVYFLGDLINIEASVRVAHHTRLRVFVSSCVATLDPDSNSVPRYVFIESDGCLMDSQLPGSRSGFMRRTQDNKLGFHIDAFRFYQGDRAELYITCHLMAVPVMDHAEPSNKACSFIDGRWRSADENDLLCGRCPNLSRQKGVVQAPAQRPLSPRLGGSQLEPRVYRNKLLASVWDQDTTLGPMMVLPSKQKSTPLSTRTSGGIDIPGFPASTGDRKPVSPGSRWRGMNFKRELYATPDPELIPTPEPIGVLEVTTEKEGLGEEENQYEIGTY, encoded by the exons atgatcgtggacatcaggaaacagcTGAAGGAgcccccccacctccccacctACATTGAAGGGACAccagtggagaaagtggaaagttcctcg ATCCACAATCGAGAGCCTCCTGTCAGgatgtatcacagcctggtacggcaactgcttgccctcaaccgcaaggctctccagagggtggtgcggtctgcacaacgcatcaccgggggcaaactaccagcCCACCATGACATctatagcacccgatgtcacag CACTGACACATGGCAACAACTTCTAAGGCGAACACCGCAATTTGACAATCGTCCACGCtttaaacagcctccactccaaCAAACAGTTTCAAGGCCAGTTCGAGTAGAAACTGTCGCTGTGACATGCCATTCAGACTACATGGAGATAGTCGTGAAGGCTGATCTGTTTAAACTCGGTAATCTAATCTACGTGGATGACCTGCGACTTGGAGTGGAACAGTACCAAGACCAAGAGCCGTGTAGGGCTACAGCTTCAGCAGCCGGAGATGAGTACAGAATATTTGCAGCACTTTCGGACTGTGGAACCAAGTACATG CTGAACGAAGACTCATTGATCTACGCAAACCTCCTCAGATATACACCCAGAACCACACCAGATGGCGTTATTCAAATGGATGGTGCTGTAATCCCAATTGAGTGTCATTATGAAAG GAAGTACAGTTTGGACAGCTCTTCTCTCCAGCCGACCTGGATCCCTTTCACCGCCACAGTGTCTGCTGAAGACACCCTGCAGTTCTCATTGACGCTTATGACAA GTGACTGGCTCTATGAGCGGGGTTCTGGAGTCTACTTCCTGGGTGACCTCATCAACATTGAGGCATCTGTCAGGGTTGCTCACCACACCAGGCTCAGGGTCTTCGTTAGCAGCTGCGTCGCCACACTGGACCCTGATAGCAACTCTGTTCCCAGATATGTCTTCATTGAGAGTGATGG GTGCTTGATGGATTCCCAGCTGCCTGGTTCCCGCTCTGGTTTCATGCGTAGAACCCAGGACAACAAGCTCGGGTTCCACATTGATGCCTTTAGGTTCTACCAGGGGGATAGGGCAGAG CTGTACATCACCTGCCACCTTATGGCAGTCCCTGTCATGGACCATGCAGAGCCTAGCAACAAGGCATGCTCCTTCATTGATGGCAG ATGGAGGTCTGCTGATGAGAATGATTTGCTATGTGGGCGTTGTCCAAACCTGAGCAGACAGAAGGGCGTTGTTCAAGCTCCAGCACAACGGCCCCTCAGTCCAAGACTAGGTGGTAGCCAACTTGAACCTCGTGTCTACCGCAACAAACTCTTAGCCTCTG TATGGGACCAGGATACTACTTTGGGCCCCATGATGGTCCTCCCAAGTAAACAGAAGAGTACACCTCTATCTACACGGACAAGTGGAGGTATCGATATACCTGGCTTCCCTGCCTCAACAGGGGACAGGAAGCCCGTATCACCTGGCAGTCGTTGGCGTGGCATGAACTTCAAGAGAG AGCTGTATGCCACTCCAGACCCTGAGTTGATTCCTACACCTGAGCCCATTGGAGTCCTTGAGGttaccacagagaaagagggtCTGGGTGAAGAGGAAAATCAGTATGAGATTGGAACCTATTGA